A region from the Beduinella massiliensis genome encodes:
- a CDS encoding BadF/BadG/BcrA/BcrD ATPase family protein, whose product MKTFVIGVSSKLDETLAVAMDPKGGVLGGVKARSCSYVTVGRGVAQRRASEMIDELLLSFHGDRERCQCLLVSAAGIDSPKTKQLVTECFAASHMLCPVLCLNDGNVALYTATKGLGVLAVSGKGSIAVGRNAQGQITRSGGYPVTILGNEGSAQWLALEAMHLASQWLDGSVERTPLIARLDRHFRGLDIEKLTECAGALRRRPIDTMLSQLVIDSAREGDAAALDIVRRGAGALFKVAQTCVKKLGFGEEEEFLSGVWGDVFAKSEEYLAEYTRLFQAQYPRSRIVFSRQEEAQSAALMALDYLEGLIPYIASLQ is encoded by the coding sequence ATGAAGACATTTGTGATCGGGGTATCGAGCAAGCTGGACGAGACGTTGGCGGTGGCGATGGATCCGAAGGGCGGCGTGTTGGGCGGGGTGAAAGCCCGGTCCTGCTCCTACGTGACCGTGGGGCGCGGCGTGGCGCAGCGGCGGGCGTCGGAGATGATCGACGAGTTGCTGCTTTCCTTTCACGGCGACCGCGAAAGGTGCCAGTGCCTGCTGGTGAGCGCCGCCGGCATCGACTCGCCCAAGACGAAGCAGCTGGTTACGGAGTGCTTCGCCGCCTCGCACATGCTCTGCCCGGTGCTTTGCCTCAACGACGGCAACGTGGCGCTGTACACGGCGACGAAGGGCCTGGGCGTGCTGGCGGTTTCGGGCAAGGGATCGATCGCCGTGGGACGCAACGCGCAGGGGCAGATCACACGCTCCGGCGGCTACCCGGTCACCATCCTGGGTAACGAGGGCTCGGCGCAGTGGCTCGCGCTGGAGGCCATGCACCTGGCCTCTCAGTGGCTGGACGGGAGCGTGGAGCGAACGCCTCTGATCGCCAGACTGGACAGGCATTTTCGCGGGCTGGACATCGAGAAGCTGACCGAATGCGCGGGCGCTCTGCGCCGCCGCCCCATCGACACGATGCTGTCGCAGCTGGTGATCGACTCCGCCCGCGAGGGGGACGCCGCAGCCCTGGATATCGTCCGGCGGGGGGCGGGCGCGCTGTTCAAGGTCGCGCAGACCTGCGTGAAAAAGCTGGGCTTTGGGGAGGAAGAGGAATTCCTTTCGGGCGTGTGGGGCGACGTGTTCGCCAAGAGCGAGGAATACCTTGCGGAATACACCCGCCTGTTTCAGGCGCAATACCCCCGCAGCCGCATCGTCTTTTCGCGTCAGGAGGAGGCGCAGAGCGCGGCGCTGATGGCCCTGGACTACCTGGAGGGGTTGATCCCTTACATTGCCAGCCTGCAGTGA
- a CDS encoding ABC transporter permease subunit: MNKRLARAGKRRMTLDDWQLMGLSLPTLIWYLAICYVPMFGIVIAFKNYKVAPGQGFLYSLFVNSKWVGLKNFEFLFRLPTWKNVFSNTLGYNLVFIVLGVVVPVTLALLISQMYSKRLAKICQTAMFFPHFISWVVVSYFVYAFLATDRGLFNNLLMGMGESKVLFYQEPAYWPFILVFMNLWKGTGYSMVVYLAAISGLDQEMYEAALIDGASKYQQARYITLPLLRPIISIMFILAMGKIFNSDFGLFYRIPRDSSSLVSVTQTIDVYIYKALMNDSNVNYSSAAALFQSVLGCITIVLSNLVVKKIDPESGLF; the protein is encoded by the coding sequence ATGAACAAGAGACTGGCCCGGGCGGGAAAGAGGCGCATGACGCTCGACGACTGGCAGCTCATGGGGCTGTCCCTGCCCACGCTGATCTGGTATCTCGCGATCTGCTACGTGCCCATGTTCGGCATCGTCATCGCCTTTAAAAATTACAAGGTGGCGCCGGGGCAGGGGTTTTTATACAGCCTGTTCGTCAACAGCAAGTGGGTGGGTTTGAAGAACTTTGAATTTCTCTTTCGCCTGCCTACCTGGAAGAACGTCTTTTCCAACACCCTGGGCTACAACCTCGTCTTCATCGTCCTGGGCGTCGTGGTGCCGGTTACCCTGGCGCTGCTCATCTCGCAGATGTATTCCAAGCGGCTGGCCAAGATCTGCCAGACCGCGATGTTCTTTCCGCACTTCATCTCCTGGGTGGTGGTCAGCTACTTCGTGTACGCGTTCCTTGCGACGGACAGGGGCCTTTTCAACAACCTGCTGATGGGCATGGGCGAGAGCAAGGTGCTGTTCTATCAGGAGCCCGCATACTGGCCGTTCATCCTCGTGTTTATGAACCTGTGGAAGGGCACGGGCTACTCGATGGTGGTCTATCTGGCCGCGATCAGCGGCCTGGACCAGGAGATGTACGAGGCCGCGCTGATCGATGGGGCGAGCAAGTACCAGCAGGCGCGCTACATCACCCTGCCGCTGCTGCGGCCCATCATCTCCATCATGTTCATCCTGGCCATGGGCAAGATATTCAATTCCGATTTCGGCCTGTTTTACCGCATTCCGCGCGATTCCAGTTCCCTGGTGTCGGTGACGCAGACGATCGACGTGTACATCTATAAGGCGCTGATGAACGACAGCAACGTGAACTACTCGTCAGCGGCGGCGCTCTTCCAGTCCGTGCTGGGCTGTATTACGATCGTCCTGTCCAACCTGGTCGTCAAGAAGATCGATCCCGAGAGCGGGCTGTTCTGA
- a CDS encoding ABC transporter permease subunit: protein MGGRKTAAAGETMRFNRVRPGTNAAISGLFVLLALVAIVPFIFVIIISFSSEKSIVTRGYSFVPAEWSTYTYSYLWQTRDEIFSSFLTSVTVTVLGTLVGIFLIATMGYALSRRSFRLRRLYTVIVFIPMLFNGGMVANYMVMTQLYGLKNSLWALILPIACSTFYIIIARTFFTTTVPDSIIESAKIDGASQLKIFARIVLPISLPALATIGLFLTFGFWNDWYQAMLYISERSKYPLQYLLVSIEKSVDFLARSEDYIVSTANNLPSETVRMAIVVISVLPIACSYPFFQKYFVSGLTVGAVKG from the coding sequence ATGGGCGGAAGAAAAACGGCGGCAGCGGGGGAAACGATGCGCTTCAACCGGGTGCGACCGGGCACGAACGCCGCGATCAGCGGGCTGTTCGTGCTGCTGGCCCTGGTGGCGATCGTGCCGTTCATCTTCGTCATCATCATCTCGTTTTCGTCGGAAAAGTCCATCGTCACCAGGGGGTACAGCTTCGTGCCCGCCGAGTGGAGCACCTACACCTACAGCTACCTCTGGCAGACGCGCGACGAAATCTTTTCGAGTTTTCTCACCTCGGTGACCGTGACGGTCCTGGGCACCCTCGTGGGCATTTTTCTGATCGCGACGATGGGCTACGCGCTCTCGCGCAGGAGCTTTCGCCTGCGCAGGCTGTACACCGTGATCGTCTTCATCCCCATGCTGTTCAACGGCGGCATGGTCGCAAACTACATGGTCATGACGCAGCTGTACGGCCTCAAGAACAGCCTGTGGGCGTTGATCCTGCCGATTGCCTGCTCCACGTTTTACATCATCATCGCCCGCACGTTCTTCACGACGACGGTGCCCGATTCCATCATCGAATCGGCCAAGATCGACGGGGCTTCACAGCTCAAGATCTTTGCGCGGATCGTGCTGCCCATCTCCCTTCCGGCGCTGGCGACGATCGGCCTCTTTCTCACATTCGGCTTCTGGAACGACTGGTACCAGGCGATGCTGTACATCTCTGAGCGCAGCAAGTACCCGCTGCAATATTTGCTCGTCAGCATCGAGAAGAGCGTGGACTTCCTCGCCCGTTCGGAGGACTACATCGTGTCGACGGCGAACAACCTGCCCTCCGAAACGGTCCGCATGGCCATTGTGGTCATCTCGGTGCTGCCCATCGCCTGTTCCTATCCGTTCTTTCAGAAGTATTTCGTATCGGGCCTGACCGTCGGCGCGGTAAAGGGCTGA
- a CDS encoding DUF3502 domain-containing protein, with protein MKRLLSLVLTLALALSMAAVSHAEEPVQLRWILYTTDYAPKDLDMVAQKLNEMSAQDIGVTVKFEYVTRDQVSLIVNSGEYFDLCYTSSTFNDFATNAANGIFCDITDSVRSQTPALFDSIPGMLWDATAVGGRNYAVPILKDYAVEVFWRLDPAAFVDELGMTVPETMTFADIEPYLAAYKAAHPDDYPMYCKRNGPDSNENQVNWIMKDIMLCTEFVDADDPEAYKVKLALEVDDVTERYRLMHKWYGLGYINPDAATTNSIPNTQYSPVRSGQGWFGAESIWEGQVSHGQVISRYVGPYLTTASVQGAMTAVSAASKHVDEALRYIEYCNTNIPYRTMLRYGLEGVHYNYNADGTVTRTEQGSQNYNPLAYSQASYAVGPMEGEGSDNEMWQKVFESYEDAQVSNTIGFNFNDENVEMEVAACLAVWNNYASELRTGTSDPDVVLPKLISELETAGVRTVIEEAQAQLDAWVAENK; from the coding sequence ATGAAACGTCTTCTTTCCCTCGTTCTGACCCTGGCATTGGCGCTTTCGATGGCCGCGGTATCGCACGCGGAAGAGCCGGTGCAGCTTCGCTGGATTCTCTACACGACCGACTACGCGCCCAAGGATCTGGACATGGTCGCCCAAAAGCTCAACGAAATGTCCGCGCAGGACATCGGCGTCACGGTCAAGTTTGAGTACGTGACGCGCGACCAGGTTTCCCTGATCGTGAACTCCGGGGAGTATTTCGACCTGTGCTACACCAGCAGCACGTTCAACGACTTCGCCACCAATGCGGCGAACGGCATCTTCTGCGACATCACCGATTCGGTGCGCTCGCAGACGCCCGCGCTCTTTGACAGCATCCCCGGAATGCTCTGGGACGCCACCGCCGTGGGCGGGCGCAACTACGCCGTGCCGATCCTCAAGGACTACGCGGTAGAGGTGTTCTGGAGGCTGGACCCCGCCGCGTTCGTGGACGAGCTGGGCATGACGGTTCCGGAGACGATGACCTTCGCGGACATTGAGCCATACCTTGCCGCCTACAAGGCCGCGCATCCGGACGATTACCCGATGTATTGCAAGCGCAACGGCCCCGACTCCAACGAAAACCAGGTCAACTGGATCATGAAGGACATCATGCTGTGCACCGAGTTTGTGGACGCGGACGACCCGGAAGCCTACAAGGTGAAGCTTGCGCTGGAAGTGGACGACGTCACCGAGCGCTACCGGCTGATGCACAAGTGGTACGGTTTGGGCTACATCAACCCGGACGCCGCCACGACCAACAGCATCCCCAATACGCAGTACTCGCCCGTGCGATCCGGCCAGGGCTGGTTTGGCGCCGAATCGATCTGGGAGGGACAGGTGAGCCACGGACAGGTCATCAGCCGCTACGTCGGCCCGTACCTCACGACCGCCTCGGTGCAGGGCGCGATGACGGCGGTGAGCGCGGCCTCCAAGCACGTGGACGAGGCGCTGCGCTACATCGAATACTGCAACACCAACATTCCCTACCGCACGATGCTGCGCTACGGGCTGGAGGGCGTGCACTACAACTATAACGCGGACGGCACGGTCACCCGCACCGAGCAGGGCAGCCAGAACTACAACCCCCTGGCCTATTCGCAGGCCTCGTACGCGGTCGGCCCGATGGAGGGCGAAGGCTCCGACAACGAGATGTGGCAGAAGGTGTTTGAAAGCTACGAGGACGCGCAGGTGTCCAACACCATCGGCTTCAACTTCAACGACGAAAACGTGGAAATGGAAGTCGCCGCCTGCCTCGCGGTGTGGAACAACTATGCCAGCGAGCTGCGCACCGGCACCTCCGACCCGGATGTGGTGCTGCCCAAGTTGATTTCCGAGCTGGAGACGGCGGGCGTGCGCACGGTGATCGAAGAGGCGCAGGCGCAGCTTGACGCCTGGGTGGCGGAGAACAAGTGA